A section of the Hevea brasiliensis isolate MT/VB/25A 57/8 chromosome 17, ASM3005281v1, whole genome shotgun sequence genome encodes:
- the LOC110655634 gene encoding UDP-glucuronate 4-epimerase 1: protein MSLLEEELFPSTPGKFKIDRGHTMSRHFHRCFASTSTMFLWALFLIALTASYLSFQSFIDSGSKYFSASWGGIQWEKQVRNSAQIQRSGGMSVLVTGAAGFVGTHVSLALKKRGDGVIGLDNFNNYYDPSLKRARKSLLNKRGIYIVEGDVNDARLLTKLFDVVAFTHVMHLAAQAGVRYAMKNPHSYVHSNIAGLVTLLEVCKSANPQPAIVWASSSSVYGLNEKVPFSESDRTDQPASLYAATKKAGEEITHTYNHIYGLSVTGLRFFTVYGPWGRPDMAYFSFTRNILQGKPIPIYRGKNGVDLARDFTFIDDIVKGCVGSLDTAGKSTGSGGKKRGPAQYRIFNLGNTSPVTVPTLVSILEKHLKMKAKRNIVDMPGNGDVPFTHANISLPRRELGYKPTTDLQTGLKKFVKWYLAYYGYNRGKVVN from the coding sequence ATGTCCTTATTGGAGGAGGAGCTATTCCCGTCGACTCCTGGCAAGTTCAAGATCGACCGTGGACACACTATGAGTCGTCATTTCCATCGTTGTTTTGCCTCTACAAGCACCATGTTCTTGTGGGCTCTTTTCTTGATTGCTTTGACCGCTTCCTACTTGAGTTTCCAGAGCTTTATCGATTCCGGTAGCAAGTACTTCTCCGCTTCTTGGGGCGGTATACAGTGGGAGAAACAAGTCCGGAATTCTGCCCAGATCCAACGCTCCGGCGGCATGTCTGTTCTCGTCACCGGAGCCGCTGGATTCGTTGGTACCCACGTGTCTTTAGCGCTCAAGAAACGCGGAGATGGCGTCATTGGACTCGATAATTTTAACAACTATTATGATCCGTCGTTGAAGAGAGCCCGCAAATCTCTCCTTAACAAACGCGGCATCTATATCGTCGAAGGTGATGTAAATGACGCGCGGCTTTTAACCAAGTTGTTTGATGTGGTGGCTTTCACTCATGTGATGCACTTGGCGGCTCAAGCCGGAGTCAGATACGCCATGAAGAATCCTCACTCGTATGTTCATTCCAATATAGCCGGATTGGTCACGCTTCTTGAGGTTTGCAAATCGGCTAATCCTCAGCCGGCTATTGTTTGGGCTTCGTCAAGCTCCGTTTACGGCTTGAACGAAAAGGTTCCTTTCTCTGAATCTGATCGGACGGACCAACCGGCGAGTCTCTACGCGGCTACGAAAAAGGCAGGTGAAGAAATCACCCACACTTACAACCACATTTACGGTCTCTCAGTTACTGGGTTAAGATTTTTCACCGTGTATGGTCCTTGGGGACGACCCGACATGGCTTATTTCTCGTTCACGAGAAATATTTTACAGGGGAAACCCATCCCGATATATCGGGGCAAAAACGGGGTGGACTTGGCCCGAGATTTCACCTTCATTGATGACATAGTAAAAGGTTGCGTGGGTTCTTTGGATACTGCGGGAAAGAGTACCGGGTCTGGCGGCAAGAAGCGGGGACCCGCACAATATCGGATCTTCAATCTCGGGAATACGTCACCGGTTACGGTACCGACACTGGTAAGTATATTGGAGAAGCACTTGAAGATGAAAGCGAAGAGGAATATCGTGGATATGCCAGGAAACGGCGACGTACCATTCACTCATGCGAATATTAGCTTGCCCCGAAGAGAACTCGGGTACAAACCCACAACCGATTTGCAAACTGGATTGAAGAAGTTCGTTAAGTGGTATCTCGCGTATTACGGCTACAATCGCGGAAAAGTTgtaaattaa